The genomic window CCGATCACAATCAGCACAAAACACCCATCACTAGTGTGAACTCCACCCCGCGTGGTGAAGACAGCGACATGGTGGAAACCGCCTCGCTCCTGCCCGGCCTCGTCACCGACTTGGCGCGGCTGGTCGCGATCCCGTCGGTGGCGTTTCCCGGCCATCCGACCGAACCGCTGCGCCGGGCCGCCGACCTGACCGCCGATCTCCTGACGCACGCCGGCGTGCCGGACGTCGAGCTGCTGCCGATCCCGGGCCAGCCACCGACCGTCGCCGGCCGGATCCCTCCTCCGCCGGGCGCGCCCACGGTGCTGCTCTACGCCCACTACGACGTCCAGCCGCCGGGCGACCCGGTCGCCTGGACCACGCCGCCGTTCGACCCGGTCGTCCGCGACGGTGCCCTGTTCGGGCGCGGCACCGCCGACGACAAGGGCAACTTCGCGATGCACCTGGGTGCGATCCGGGCCTGGCGAGGACGGCCGCCGGTCGGAGTAACCGTGCTGGTGGAGGGCCAGGAGGAGTACGGTGCCGGGCTGGCCGCCGCCCTCGACGCGGTACCACCGCACTACCTCAGCGCCGACGCCGCGGTCATCGCCGACACCGGCAACATCCGGCCCGGCGTCCCGACGCTCGGGCTGACCCTGCGTGGTCTCGCGGAGGTCGACGTCGAGGTCCGCACGATGGATCACCCCGTGCACAGCGGCGGCTTCGGCGGCCTCGCGCCGGACGCGCTGCTCACGCTGGTCCGGGTACTGGACAGCCTGCTGGACGAGCACGGCACGGTAGCCGTCCCCGGGGCTGGTTCACGAAGAGTGGCCCGGTACGGATCCGATCGACGTCCCCGGCAAGACCCCCGGAGTCCCCGTGCTCGGCAGAGGCTCCGGACGCACGGCCGGAGAACGCCTCTACGCCTCCCCGGCGCTCACCGTCATCGGTCTGGACGCCACGCCGCTCACCGCCGCGATGAACGTCGTCCCGCCGGTCGCGCGAGCGCGGATCAGCGTCCGGCTGGCCCCGACGCAGGACCCGGTCGCCGCACAGGATGCGCTCGTCACCCACCTGGAGCAGCAGCGGCCGTTCGGCGTGCCGGTCGCGGTCACCCGCCGCGCGGTGAGCGGCGGGGTCCGCACCGCCGCGGACGGACCGGCCGCGCGCGCAGCGCGCGAGGCACTGGCGACGGCCTGGGGCCGGGAGCCGATCCTGCAGGCCGACGGTGGTTCGGTGCCGTTCGCCGGTGCCCTGCAGCGGGTTCCGCACCCGCCGGAGGTGCTGCTGTTCGGCGTCCAGGACGCGCTGAGCGGCCTACACGGCCCGGACGAGCGGGTGTTGCTCGACGAGCTCGCGCGCGGCGTCGCCGCCGAGGCCGAGCTACTGGGCCTGCTCGCCTAGGTCCTTCTTCTCGGCCGCGCGCTTGCGGCGCTTGCCCTCGTGCATCGCCTGCACCCTGGCGACCGGGATCGTGCGTCCCTCGGCGATCAGCCCCTCGTCGAGGGGCTGCGGTTCGGGTAGGGCGTCTGCCCACGGATCCCGCTCCCCCAACAACGCGGACGCTGTGCGCAGCGTGAAGTCGCGCGGCGACACCGCATCCAAGTCGTCCCAGGACACCGGGAACGACACCGGCGTGCCCGGCCGGATCCGCGGGCTGTACACGGCGGCGACGGTCGCGCCACCGGCCCGGGTGGAGTCGAGGAACACCTTGTTGCCGCGGTCCTCCCGGATGAACGCGGTCGTGGCCAGCTCCGGGTCGAGCCGCTCGGCCCGAGCGGCGAGCGCCCTGGTCGCGGCCGCCACCTCCTCGGGGTCGGCATTCTCGACCGGGACGAAGATGTGCACGCCCTTGGAACCGCTGGTCTTCACGGCCCCGGCCATCCCGATGTCGGCGAGCGCGCGCCGGACCAGGTGCGCCGCGCGGACCGCCAGCTCGAACGCGCCACCTTCTGGCGGGTCGATGTCCATGATCAGGTGCGTGGGGCGGTCCCAGTGCCCGGCGCGCACCAGCGCCGCGTGGTACTCGATCGCCCGCTGGTTGGCCAGCCAGAGCAGCGTCCGGCGGTCGTTGCCGAGCGCGTAGGCGATCTCACGGTGCGACGACTCCGCCCAGTGCTTGACGGTCGGCACCCAGTCCGGCGTGTACTTCGAGACGTTCTTCTGCATGAACGGCTGCTGGCCCGGCCGCACCCGGATCACCGAGAGCGGCCGGTCCCGCAGGTGCGGAATCATCCGCTCGTGCAGCGCGTCGACGTAGTCGACCAGGTCACGCTTGGTCGCGTCGGCCCCGTCGAACAGTGGCTGGTCGAGGTTGGTGAGCGAAACCCCGGCACGTTCCTCGCTACCCATGGGCCTATCCAAGCGTGCGCAGCGCCTCTTCGACGATGCCTTCGGGTGTCTGCGTGCCGTCGATCGCCGCGCCCGCCTCGTCGGGGCCGAGCCGCTCGAGCGTCGCGAACTGCGAGTCGACGAGCGTTGCCGGCATGAAGTGCCCCTTGCGCTCGCTCACCCGCCGCACGATCGTCTCGCGATCAACGTCCACATGAAGGAACC from Cryptosporangium aurantiacum includes these protein-coding regions:
- a CDS encoding M20/M25/M40 family metallo-hydrolase, translated to MLGRGSGRTAGERLYASPALTVIGLDATPLTAAMNVVPPVARARISVRLAPTQDPVAAQDALVTHLEQQRPFGVPVAVTRRAVSGGVRTAADGPAARAAREALATAWGREPILQADGGSVPFAGALQRVPHPPEVLLFGVQDALSGLHGPDERVLLDELARGVAAEAELLGLLA
- a CDS encoding DNA polymerase domain-containing protein, encoding MGSEERAGVSLTNLDQPLFDGADATKRDLVDYVDALHERMIPHLRDRPLSVIRVRPGQQPFMQKNVSKYTPDWVPTVKHWAESSHREIAYALGNDRRTLLWLANQRAIEYHAALVRAGHWDRPTHLIMDIDPPEGGAFELAVRAAHLVRRALADIGMAGAVKTSGSKGVHIFVPVENADPEEVAAATRALAARAERLDPELATTAFIREDRGNKVFLDSTRAGGATVAAVYSPRIRPGTPVSFPVSWDDLDAVSPRDFTLRTASALLGERDPWADALPEPQPLDEGLIAEGRTIPVARVQAMHEGKRRKRAAEKKDLGEQAQ